The following proteins are co-located in the Phragmites australis chromosome 10, lpPhrAust1.1, whole genome shotgun sequence genome:
- the LOC133930393 gene encoding DEAD-box ATP-dependent RNA helicase 52A-like isoform X1 produces MAASNWGGGGGAWNTVSGRHLAGAPPGSRKVALQPAHHRGGGEGPNPAGAVAVGEVSEGVEGLKIADGERRLDKYDIPVEVSGEGAPAPADGFEAAGLSEAVLRNVARCGYESPTPVQRYAMPIVMAGRDLMACAQTGSGKTAAFCLPVVSGLVAAAASGGSGGGRRDRGSFDRAAKPRALVLAPTRELAAQINEEAKKFSFQTGLRVVVAYGGTPMYNQLRDLERGVDILVATPGRLVDMVERSRISLEVIKYLVMDEADRMLDMGFEPQIRKIVDMMNMPKKSVRQTMLFSATFPPEIQRLASDFLSNYIFITVGRVGSSTDLIEQKIEFLNDGEKRGFLLDLLHKQYVGVANSKLQQPLTLVFVETKREADSLRYWLYSKGFPATAIHGDRTQQERESALRSFKSGATPIMVATDVASRGLDVPNVAHVINYDLPKSIEDYVHRIGRTGRAGKAGTATAFFTESNYPLAKGLLELMTEAKRDVPKWLVEYADRPCYSGSSYSGRGRRSSGGRRYGDRDYRRSSDYADGGGYSGNGGGYSRGGGGYSRGGGGGGSSYGEDAPPQYYPSYAMGTTDISASGWD; encoded by the exons ATGGCGGCGTCCAActggggcggcggcggcggcgcgtggAACACGGTCTCCGGGCGCCACCTTGCGGGAGCGCCCCCGGGCTCCCGCAAGGTGGCGCTGCAACCTGCTCACCACCGCGGCGGAGGCGAGGGCCCGAACCCGGCGGGGGCGGTGGCGGTGGGCGAGGTCTCCGAGGGGGTGGAGGGGCTCAAGATTGCGGACGGGGAGAGGAGGCTGGACAAGTACGACATCCCTGTGGAGGTGAGCGGGGAgggcgcgccggcgccggcagaCGGGTTCGAGGCGGCCGGGCTTTCGGAGGCCGTGCTCCGGAACGTGGCGCGGTGCGGGTACGAGAGCCCCACGCCCGTGCAGCGGTACGCGATGCCGATCGTGATGGCCGGGAGGGACCTCATGGCGTGCGCGCAGACCGGGTCCGGGAAGACGGCCGCGTTCTGCCTCCCCGTGGTGAGCGGGctcgtggcggcggcggcgtcgggagGGAGCGGAGGCGGGCGACGGGACAGGGGGTCATTCGACCGCGCTGCGAAGCCACGCGCGCTCGTGCTCGCGCCCACCAGAGAGCTTGCAGCGCAG aTTAATGAGGAGGCCAAGAAGTTTTCTTTCCAAACTGGACTCAGAGTTGTGGTGGCCTATGGCGGAACGCCAATGTATAACCAG CTGCGCGATCTAGAGAGAGGTGTCGATATTCTTGTTGCTACTCCTGGACGCCTTGTGGACATGGTTGAAAGATCAAGGATCTCTCTTGAGGTAATTAAGTACCTGGTAATGGATGAGGCTGACAGAATGCTGGATATGGGGTTTGAGCCTCAGATAAGAAAGATAGTTGATATGATGAATATGCCAAAAAAGTCTGTGAGACAAACTATGCTCTTCAGTGCAACATTCCCACCAGAAATACAG agaCTGGCTTCTGATTTCTTGTCAAACTATATATTTATCACTGTCGGGAGGGTGGGGTCAAGCACTGACTTGATTGAGCAGAAAATTGAGTTTCTCAATGATGGAGAGAAAAGAGGCTTCCTGCTAGATCTTTTACACAAGCAATATGTTGGTGTGGCTAATAGCAAG TTGCAGCAACCTCTAACTCTGGTCTTTGTCGAGACGAAGCGGGAAGCTGACTCATTAAGGTATTGGCTATACTCAAAAGGTTTCCCTGCAACAGCGATCCATGGTGACAGGACACAGCAG gagagggagagtgcTCTGAGATCCTTCAAGAGTGGTGCCACTCCGATCATGGTCGCCACTGATGTAGCCTCAAGGGGTCTGGACGTCCCGAATGTGGCTCATGTGATCAACTACGACCTCCCAAAGAGCATAGAGGACTACGTCCACAGGATCGGAAGAACAGGGAGAGCCGGAAAGGCGGGGACCGCCACTGCCTTCTTCACCGAGTCCAACTACCCCCTGGCGAAGGGCCTGCTAGAGCTGATGACCGAGGCGAAGCGGGATGTGCCCAAATGGTTAGTGGAGTACGCGGACAGGCCGTGCTACAGCGGATCAAGCTACAGTGGAAGAGGCCGTAGGTCCAGTGGCGGCCGCAGGTATGGCGACAGAGACTATCGCCGCAGCAGTGACTACGCTGATGGTGGCGGCTACTCTGGCAACGGCGGTGGCTActctcgcggcggcggcggctactctcgcggtggcggcggcggcggcagctcctACGGAGAAGATGCTCCTCCACAGTACTATCCGTCGTACGCCATGGGCACCACTGACATCAGCGCCTCTGGCTGGGACTAG
- the LOC133883690 gene encoding MAPK kinase substrate protein At1g80180-like produces the protein MAGLQRSATTFRRSGSSGLVWDERFLTEADAEAKAGDGAAEETQPELRHSRSVGSIGMMRRGGDNGDDKKAKQKKQKQAQEEEAHNNQQVFRTKDVAPDVDPPSPRVSGCILCSIFGSSGTGSGSARRRSKPRKK, from the coding sequence ATGGCTGGGTTGCAAAGATCGGCAACGACTTTCAGAAGGTCTGGTTCCTCGGGCTTGGTCTGGGACGAGCGTTTCCTGACCGAGGCCGACGCCGAGGCGAAGGCTGGCGATGGTGCCGCGGAGGAGACCCAGCCGGAGCTGCGGCATTCCCGGAGCGTCGGGAGCATCGGCATGATGCGCCGCGGTGGTGATAATGGCGACGACAAGAAGGCGAAGcagaagaagcagaagcaggctcaggaggaggaggcgcacAACAACCAGCAAGTATTCCGGACCAAGGACGTGGCCCCGGACGTCGacccgccgtcgccgcgggTATCGGGCTGCATCCTCTGCTCCATCTTCGGGAGCTCCGGCACCGGCTCCGGCTCGGCGCGCCGCCGATCCAAGCCCAGGAAGAAGTGA
- the LOC133883663 gene encoding transcription factor HY5 isoform X2 gives MESDEEMSRVPEFGLEQAGPSTSGRETAGGAAAAGTSSDRAQSSAATQADSARRHGRSPADKEHRRLKRLLRNRVSAQQARERKKAYLGELEVRVKELEQRNSELEERLSTLQNENQMLRQVLKNTTVNKRGPGGSSAGGD, from the exons ATGGAGAGCGACGAGGAGATGAGCAGGGTGCCGGAGTTCGGGCTGGAGCAGGCCGGCCCGTCGACGTCAGGCAGGGAGACCGCGGGgggcgccgcggccgccggcaCGTCATCGGACCGCGCCCAGTCGTCGGCGGCAACTCAGGCCGACAGCGCGCGCCGCCACGGCCGCAGCCCCGCCGACAAGGAGCACCGGCGCCTCAAAAG GTTACTGCGGAACCGGGTGTCGGCACAGCAGGCACGTGAGAGGAAGAAGGCGTATCTGGGTGAGCTGGAGGTGAGGGTGAAGGAACTGGAGCAGAGGAACTCGGAGCTGGAGGAGAGGCTCTCCACGCTGCAGAACGAGAACCAAATGCTTAGACAG GTACTGAAGAACACCACTGTAAACAAAAGAGGGCCAGGTGGTAGCAGTGCCGGCGGAGACTGA
- the LOC133930393 gene encoding DEAD-box ATP-dependent RNA helicase 52A-like isoform X2, which translates to MAASNWGGGGGAWNTVSGRHLAGAPPGSRKVALQPAHHRGGGEGPNPAGAVAVGEVSEGVEGLKIADGERRLDKYDIPVEVSGEGAPAPADGFEAAGLSEAVLRNVARCGYESPTPVQRYAMPIVMAGRDLMACAQTGSGKTAAFCLPVVSGLVAAAASGGSGGGRRDRGSFDRAAKPRALVLAPTRELAAQINEEAKKFSFQTGLRVVVAYGGTPMYNQLRDLERGVDILVATPGRLVDMVERSRISLEVIKYLVMDEADRMLDMGFEPQIRKIVDMMNMPKKSVRQTMLFSATFPPEIQRLASDFLSNYIFITVGRVGSSTDLIEQKIEFLNDGEKRGFLLDLLHKQYVGVANSKQPLTLVFVETKREADSLRYWLYSKGFPATAIHGDRTQQERESALRSFKSGATPIMVATDVASRGLDVPNVAHVINYDLPKSIEDYVHRIGRTGRAGKAGTATAFFTESNYPLAKGLLELMTEAKRDVPKWLVEYADRPCYSGSSYSGRGRRSSGGRRYGDRDYRRSSDYADGGGYSGNGGGYSRGGGGYSRGGGGGGSSYGEDAPPQYYPSYAMGTTDISASGWD; encoded by the exons ATGGCGGCGTCCAActggggcggcggcggcggcgcgtggAACACGGTCTCCGGGCGCCACCTTGCGGGAGCGCCCCCGGGCTCCCGCAAGGTGGCGCTGCAACCTGCTCACCACCGCGGCGGAGGCGAGGGCCCGAACCCGGCGGGGGCGGTGGCGGTGGGCGAGGTCTCCGAGGGGGTGGAGGGGCTCAAGATTGCGGACGGGGAGAGGAGGCTGGACAAGTACGACATCCCTGTGGAGGTGAGCGGGGAgggcgcgccggcgccggcagaCGGGTTCGAGGCGGCCGGGCTTTCGGAGGCCGTGCTCCGGAACGTGGCGCGGTGCGGGTACGAGAGCCCCACGCCCGTGCAGCGGTACGCGATGCCGATCGTGATGGCCGGGAGGGACCTCATGGCGTGCGCGCAGACCGGGTCCGGGAAGACGGCCGCGTTCTGCCTCCCCGTGGTGAGCGGGctcgtggcggcggcggcgtcgggagGGAGCGGAGGCGGGCGACGGGACAGGGGGTCATTCGACCGCGCTGCGAAGCCACGCGCGCTCGTGCTCGCGCCCACCAGAGAGCTTGCAGCGCAG aTTAATGAGGAGGCCAAGAAGTTTTCTTTCCAAACTGGACTCAGAGTTGTGGTGGCCTATGGCGGAACGCCAATGTATAACCAG CTGCGCGATCTAGAGAGAGGTGTCGATATTCTTGTTGCTACTCCTGGACGCCTTGTGGACATGGTTGAAAGATCAAGGATCTCTCTTGAGGTAATTAAGTACCTGGTAATGGATGAGGCTGACAGAATGCTGGATATGGGGTTTGAGCCTCAGATAAGAAAGATAGTTGATATGATGAATATGCCAAAAAAGTCTGTGAGACAAACTATGCTCTTCAGTGCAACATTCCCACCAGAAATACAG agaCTGGCTTCTGATTTCTTGTCAAACTATATATTTATCACTGTCGGGAGGGTGGGGTCAAGCACTGACTTGATTGAGCAGAAAATTGAGTTTCTCAATGATGGAGAGAAAAGAGGCTTCCTGCTAGATCTTTTACACAAGCAATATGTTGGTGTGGCTAATAGCAAG CAACCTCTAACTCTGGTCTTTGTCGAGACGAAGCGGGAAGCTGACTCATTAAGGTATTGGCTATACTCAAAAGGTTTCCCTGCAACAGCGATCCATGGTGACAGGACACAGCAG gagagggagagtgcTCTGAGATCCTTCAAGAGTGGTGCCACTCCGATCATGGTCGCCACTGATGTAGCCTCAAGGGGTCTGGACGTCCCGAATGTGGCTCATGTGATCAACTACGACCTCCCAAAGAGCATAGAGGACTACGTCCACAGGATCGGAAGAACAGGGAGAGCCGGAAAGGCGGGGACCGCCACTGCCTTCTTCACCGAGTCCAACTACCCCCTGGCGAAGGGCCTGCTAGAGCTGATGACCGAGGCGAAGCGGGATGTGCCCAAATGGTTAGTGGAGTACGCGGACAGGCCGTGCTACAGCGGATCAAGCTACAGTGGAAGAGGCCGTAGGTCCAGTGGCGGCCGCAGGTATGGCGACAGAGACTATCGCCGCAGCAGTGACTACGCTGATGGTGGCGGCTACTCTGGCAACGGCGGTGGCTActctcgcggcggcggcggctactctcgcggtggcggcggcggcggcagctcctACGGAGAAGATGCTCCTCCACAGTACTATCCGTCGTACGCCATGGGCACCACTGACATCAGCGCCTCTGGCTGGGACTAG
- the LOC133883663 gene encoding transcription factor HY5 isoform X1, translated as MQDQTTSPLPSSSERSSSSAPQTEAREGMESDEEMSRVPEFGLEQAGPSTSGRETAGGAAAAGTSSDRAQSSAATQADSARRHGRSPADKEHRRLKRLLRNRVSAQQARERKKAYLGELEVRVKELEQRNSELEERLSTLQNENQMLRQVLKNTTVNKRGPGGSSAGGD; from the exons ATGCAAGATCAGACGACGAGCCCGCTGCCCTCCAGCAGCGAGCGCTCGTCGAGCTCAGCGCCCCAAACAGAGGCCAGAGAAG GGATGGAGAGCGACGAGGAGATGAGCAGGGTGCCGGAGTTCGGGCTGGAGCAGGCCGGCCCGTCGACGTCAGGCAGGGAGACCGCGGGgggcgccgcggccgccggcaCGTCATCGGACCGCGCCCAGTCGTCGGCGGCAACTCAGGCCGACAGCGCGCGCCGCCACGGCCGCAGCCCCGCCGACAAGGAGCACCGGCGCCTCAAAAG GTTACTGCGGAACCGGGTGTCGGCACAGCAGGCACGTGAGAGGAAGAAGGCGTATCTGGGTGAGCTGGAGGTGAGGGTGAAGGAACTGGAGCAGAGGAACTCGGAGCTGGAGGAGAGGCTCTCCACGCTGCAGAACGAGAACCAAATGCTTAGACAG GTACTGAAGAACACCACTGTAAACAAAAGAGGGCCAGGTGGTAGCAGTGCCGGCGGAGACTGA